Proteins encoded in a region of the Anopheles aquasalis chromosome 2, idAnoAquaMG_Q_19, whole genome shotgun sequence genome:
- the LOC126573065 gene encoding 28S ribosomal protein S24, mitochondrial, producing the protein MLHIVKLITPVVAARRSLHTTALAAKSQSGRYKISPKGDRPLTYEMANPPHQIAHRKAWNSWNTSSLEGELRPSQTMLEDDFVRRFMAGTWHGMVLSEVIIKRQHNHVRIAAIILRSIPARKMYFLIGYCEELLSYWLQCPVTLELQTTDDRKDVVFKYI; encoded by the exons ATGCTGCATATCGTGAAATTG ATAACCCCTGTGGTCGCAGCGAGACGATCCCTCCATACGACGGCACTCGCGGCCAAATCGCAGTCCGGTCGGTACAAAATCTCGCCCAAGGGTGACCGACCGCTCACGTACGAGATGGCTAATCCTCCGCACCAAATCGCCCATCGGAAGGCCTGGAACTCGTGGAACACCT CAAGCCTCGAGGGTGAACTGCGTCCATCGCAGACGATGCTGGAGGACGATTTCGTACGGCGGTTTATGGCGGGCACCTGGCACGGTATGGTCCTGTCGGAGGTGATCATCAAGCGGCAGCACAATCACGTGCGAATAGCGGCGATCATACTGCGCTCCATTCCCGCCCGAAAGATGTACTTCCTCATCGGTTACTGCGAGGAGCTGCTCTCCTACTGGCTACAGTGCCCGGTGACGCTCGAGCTGCAGACAACGGACGATAGGAAGGACGTTGTGTTCAAGTACATCTAG